One segment of Leeia aquatica DNA contains the following:
- a CDS encoding LysR family transcriptional regulator, whose amino-acid sequence MDRLTAMRVFVEIVDSGSITLAAERLSLSRAMVSRYLADLEGWLQLRLLHRTTRRLSLTEAGAEALQHCRSMLALEAQVQGVVGALRQTPQGRLRLTTSASLADAYLTEAMARFLQHYPGIHIELLVLERAVNLVEERVDLALRITNQLDEQQHARLLGRCHSVLCASPDYLARHAPLEMPQQLQQHQCITHAYVGRSEYLLHRGQDSVRVPVGGRLHSNETLITRRAALAGAGIAQLPMYLVQTDLQQGRLQAVLPEWSPATLGVYALYLNRQHQPLSLRLLLDFLAADMEGRVL is encoded by the coding sequence ATGGACCGCCTGACTGCCATGCGGGTGTTTGTGGAGATTGTGGATAGCGGTAGCATCACGCTGGCAGCGGAGCGGCTGTCGCTGTCACGGGCCATGGTGTCACGCTATCTGGCCGATCTGGAGGGGTGGTTGCAACTGCGCTTGCTGCACCGGACTACCCGCCGCCTGAGTTTGACTGAAGCCGGGGCGGAGGCTTTGCAGCACTGCCGCAGCATGCTGGCGCTGGAGGCGCAGGTGCAGGGGGTGGTCGGGGCGTTGCGGCAAACCCCGCAGGGGCGCTTGCGACTGACCACCAGCGCCTCACTGGCTGATGCCTATCTCACCGAGGCGATGGCGCGCTTCCTGCAACACTACCCCGGCATTCATATTGAATTGCTGGTACTGGAGCGGGCGGTGAATCTGGTGGAGGAGCGGGTGGACCTTGCCTTGCGCATCACCAATCAGCTCGATGAGCAGCAGCACGCCCGCTTGCTGGGGCGGTGTCACTCGGTACTGTGCGCATCACCCGACTATCTGGCCCGGCATGCGCCGCTCGAGATGCCGCAACAGTTGCAGCAGCATCAGTGCATTACGCATGCTTACGTCGGCCGCAGCGAGTACCTGCTGCACCGGGGGCAGGACAGCGTGCGGGTGCCGGTTGGCGGGCGGCTACACAGCAATGAAACGCTGATTACCCGCCGCGCGGCCCTGGCGGGGGCCGGTATCGCACAACTGCCCATGTATCTGGTGCAAACCGATTTGCAGCAAGGTCGTCTGCAGGCCGTTCTGCCCGAATGGTCGCCTGCTACCTTAGGCGTTTACGCCCTCTACCTGAACCGGCAGCACCAGCCGCTCAGCTTGCGCCTGCTGCTGGACTTTCTGGCGGCGGATATGGAAGGGCGGGTGCTGTAA
- a CDS encoding MBL fold metallo-hydrolase, translating into MKPRLLFTATLLALSATLHAAPLQIKVYSANDNSFNVNSTLVYGDHEAMVIDAGFTRADALRIAANVLDSGRTLKTILVSQADPDYYFGVEVLHAQFPQAEVVATPAVLEVIRSKLKYKLEFWGPKMGNNAPQQPVLPKVLNGNRLTLDGEAIEIRGTTGPLAHRPYVWIPSIRTLAGNVAVFNQWHVWTADTATPALRSAWRAQLDEMQALQPQSVVPGHMKPGSALDVSAIRFTRDYLQSYETALQEGKDGATVIQRMKQQWPAATGMLSLEIGAKVNKGEMPW; encoded by the coding sequence ATGAAACCCCGTCTGTTGTTCACCGCTACCCTGCTGGCCCTGTCTGCCACCCTGCACGCTGCGCCGCTGCAGATCAAGGTGTACAGTGCCAACGACAACAGCTTCAACGTCAACTCCACCCTGGTCTATGGCGACCATGAAGCCATGGTGATCGACGCCGGGTTTACCCGCGCCGACGCCCTGCGCATTGCTGCCAACGTGCTCGACAGTGGCCGTACCCTGAAAACCATTCTGGTGAGCCAGGCCGATCCGGACTACTACTTTGGTGTGGAAGTGCTGCACGCCCAGTTTCCGCAAGCGGAAGTGGTAGCCACCCCCGCCGTGCTGGAGGTGATCCGCAGCAAACTGAAGTACAAGCTGGAATTCTGGGGCCCGAAGATGGGCAACAATGCGCCGCAGCAACCGGTATTGCCCAAGGTGCTGAACGGCAACCGCCTGACGCTGGATGGTGAAGCCATTGAAATCCGCGGTACCACAGGCCCGCTGGCACATCGCCCCTATGTGTGGATTCCGTCGATCCGTACCCTTGCGGGCAATGTGGCCGTATTCAACCAGTGGCATGTGTGGACTGCTGACACCGCCACCCCGGCGCTGCGCTCCGCCTGGCGTGCCCAGCTGGACGAGATGCAGGCCTTGCAGCCACAATCCGTTGTACCGGGCCACATGAAGCCGGGCAGTGCGCTGGACGTCAGCGCCATCCGCTTCACCCGCGACTATCTGCAAAGCTATGAAACGGCCCTGCAGGAAGGCAAAGACGGTGCTACCGTCATCCAGCGCATGAAGCAGCAATGGCCCGCGGCCACCGGCATGCTGTCGCTGGAAATCGGTGCCAAGGTCAACAAGGGCGAAATGCCCTGGTAA
- a CDS encoding DsbA family protein, with protein sequence MATLHYFLDPFCGWCYGAAPLIKAARQHLPMVLHAGGMMMGAQRQPVTPALRDFVLLHDDRIAALTGQPFSAAYRDGLLQDPHAVFDSEPPTTALLAADSLGGRGLDLLAQLQCAHFVEGRRIADPEVLREQAMQIGLPEADFVHAWQAQSGDPTLSHVAASRQQLARAGGRGFPTLVLEQEGQWQRIELSPFMGKGDAWSAWLEERFPLPAGEPGLLCDADQCLPR encoded by the coding sequence ATGGCAACCCTGCACTACTTTCTGGACCCCTTCTGTGGCTGGTGCTACGGTGCCGCGCCACTGATCAAGGCTGCACGCCAGCACCTGCCGATGGTGCTGCACGCGGGCGGCATGATGATGGGTGCGCAGCGACAGCCAGTCACCCCGGCTTTGCGTGACTTTGTGCTGTTACACGATGACCGCATCGCCGCGCTGACCGGTCAGCCCTTCAGTGCCGCCTACCGGGATGGCCTGCTGCAAGACCCGCACGCCGTATTTGATTCCGAGCCCCCCACCACCGCCCTGCTGGCGGCAGACAGCCTGGGCGGACGCGGGCTGGACCTGCTGGCGCAGCTGCAGTGTGCCCACTTTGTCGAAGGCCGCCGTATTGCCGACCCCGAGGTGCTGCGCGAGCAAGCGATGCAGATCGGTTTGCCGGAGGCCGACTTCGTGCACGCCTGGCAGGCGCAATCCGGCGATCCAACGCTGAGCCATGTTGCGGCCAGCCGCCAGCAGCTGGCCCGCGCAGGTGGACGCGGTTTCCCGACGCTGGTGCTGGAGCAGGAGGGTCAGTGGCAACGCATCGAGCTGTCTCCCTTCATGGGAAAGGGGGACGCCTGGTCCGCCTGGCTGGAGGAGCGCTTTCCGCTGCCCGCTGGCGAGCCCGGCTTGCTGTGTGACGCCGACCAGTGCCTGCCGCGATGA
- a CDS encoding MarR family winged helix-turn-helix transcriptional regulator, protein MCWFEQQQEPPTQARLVAHTRIDKMTLSKAIRKLEDMGLVARVPSATDTRAVEVGFTESGRQLIHAAILAVERTDDAFFSRLDGGQLTDWKRLTRSLLTGGAL, encoded by the coding sequence TTGTGCTGGTTCGAGCAGCAGCAGGAGCCGCCGACCCAGGCCCGGCTGGTGGCGCATACCCGTATCGACAAGATGACCTTGTCCAAGGCCATCCGCAAACTGGAAGACATGGGGCTGGTGGCGCGGGTACCGTCTGCCACCGATACCCGGGCGGTTGAGGTTGGCTTTACCGAGTCCGGCAGGCAGTTGATTCATGCGGCCATCCTGGCGGTGGAGCGAACGGACGATGCCTTCTTCTCCCGGCTGGATGGCGGGCAGCTGACCGACTGGAAGCGGCTGACCCGCAGCCTGCTGACGGGTGGGGCACTGTGA
- a CDS encoding SDR family oxidoreductase, translated as MQTSGLRVVVTGASRGIGLALARQFHQAGNPVVLVGRDEAALQQAVASLPGSQYACADLSRMADCLQLAARFPEVQVLVNNAGVQCSGALDSLSPQAVQDELHTNLLAPMLLTQAWLPQLRQQPVAAVVNVCSVLGWMPKASALSYCASKAGLLNFSQGLRAQLAGSPIRVFELVPPLVDTAMTQGRGQGKLSPEQVAAAFWRGWQRDQWQIHIGKARLARLLVRWLPAVARRVLSRS; from the coding sequence ATGCAGACTTCCGGATTGCGGGTCGTGGTGACGGGGGCCAGTCGGGGCATTGGTCTGGCGCTGGCGCGGCAGTTTCATCAGGCCGGTAATCCGGTGGTGCTGGTCGGGCGGGATGAGGCGGCGCTGCAGCAGGCGGTGGCCAGCCTGCCGGGCTCGCAGTATGCCTGCGCTGACCTGAGCCGGATGGCGGACTGCCTGCAACTGGCGGCGCGCTTTCCGGAGGTGCAGGTACTGGTCAATAACGCCGGGGTGCAATGCAGTGGCGCGCTGGATAGCCTCTCACCTCAGGCCGTGCAGGATGAACTGCATACCAATCTGTTGGCACCCATGCTGTTGACGCAAGCCTGGCTGCCGCAGCTGCGGCAGCAGCCAGTGGCGGCGGTGGTGAATGTCTGCTCGGTATTGGGCTGGATGCCGAAAGCTTCTGCCCTGAGCTACTGCGCCAGCAAGGCGGGCTTGCTCAACTTCAGCCAGGGGCTGCGTGCGCAGTTGGCGGGGAGCCCGATTCGGGTATTCGAGCTGGTGCCACCGCTAGTGGATACCGCCATGACCCAGGGTCGGGGGCAGGGCAAGCTCAGCCCGGAGCAGGTGGCGGCGGCATTCTGGCGCGGCTGGCAGCGGGACCAGTGGCAGATTCACATTGGCAAGGCCAGGCTGGCCCGCCTGTTGGTGCGCTGGTTGCCCGCCGTGGCAAGGCGGGTGTTAAGCCGCAGCTAG
- a CDS encoding FAD-dependent oxidoreductase, which translates to MGDVFQFLNLPRNPGEKKPASVRKIEFKEIYQPLGREQAMEQASRCLGCGNPYCEWECPVHNFIPNWLKLVREGKLFEAAEMSHKTNSLPEVCGRVCPQDRLCEGACTLNDDFGAVSIGSIEKYITDEAWKAGWRPDMSDVVWTSKKVAVIGAGPAGLACADVLVRNGVKPVVFDRYEEIGGLLTFGIPEFKLEKDVLQRRRQMMEEMGVEFRLNTDIGRDIMIDELLRNYDAVFMGMGAYKYMKGGFEGEDLPGVQEALPFLITNVRNNLGTLKDGEVFQSVAGQRVVVLGGGDTAMDCNRTSIRQGAASVTCAYRRDEANMPGSRREVANAKEEGVEFLWNRQPVGVVQLDGHLGVKLVTTQLGAPDAKGRRAPEVIPGSEEILPADVVIVAFGFQVEPESWFSAQGIQTDDRGRTVAPASQPFKHQTSNPKIFAGGDQVRGADLVVRAVFEGRQAAEGMLAYLGVW; encoded by the coding sequence ATGGGCGACGTATTCCAGTTTTTGAATCTGCCGCGTAACCCCGGCGAGAAGAAACCCGCCAGCGTGCGGAAAATCGAGTTCAAGGAAATCTACCAGCCGCTGGGGCGGGAGCAGGCCATGGAGCAGGCCAGCCGCTGCCTGGGCTGTGGCAACCCCTATTGCGAATGGGAGTGCCCGGTACACAATTTCATCCCCAACTGGCTGAAGCTGGTGCGGGAGGGCAAGCTGTTTGAAGCTGCCGAGATGTCGCACAAGACCAACTCCCTGCCCGAAGTCTGTGGCCGGGTGTGTCCGCAAGACCGGCTGTGCGAAGGCGCCTGTACCCTGAATGACGATTTCGGCGCGGTCAGCATTGGCTCCATCGAGAAATACATTACCGACGAAGCGTGGAAGGCCGGTTGGCGGCCCGATATGTCGGACGTGGTATGGACCAGCAAGAAGGTGGCGGTGATCGGTGCCGGCCCGGCTGGGCTGGCGTGCGCCGATGTGCTGGTGCGCAATGGGGTGAAGCCGGTGGTGTTTGACCGCTATGAAGAAATCGGCGGCCTGCTCACCTTTGGCATCCCCGAATTCAAGCTGGAAAAGGATGTGCTGCAACGTCGGCGGCAAATGATGGAGGAAATGGGGGTGGAATTCCGCCTCAATACCGATATCGGCCGCGACATCATGATCGATGAACTGCTGCGCAACTACGACGCGGTGTTCATGGGCATGGGGGCGTACAAATACATGAAGGGAGGCTTTGAAGGTGAAGACCTGCCCGGTGTACAGGAAGCGCTGCCTTTCCTGATCACCAATGTGCGCAACAACCTGGGCACCCTCAAGGATGGCGAGGTTTTCCAGAGTGTGGCGGGCCAACGGGTGGTGGTGCTGGGCGGTGGCGATACCGCCATGGACTGCAACCGCACCTCGATCCGTCAGGGTGCCGCCAGTGTGACCTGCGCCTACCGCCGTGACGAAGCCAATATGCCGGGTTCGCGCCGCGAAGTGGCCAATGCCAAGGAAGAGGGCGTGGAGTTCCTGTGGAACCGCCAGCCGGTTGGCGTGGTGCAGCTGGATGGTCATCTTGGCGTCAAGCTGGTCACCACCCAGCTGGGTGCGCCAGATGCCAAGGGCCGCCGCGCGCCGGAAGTGATCCCCGGCTCCGAGGAAATCCTGCCTGCGGACGTGGTGATCGTGGCGTTTGGTTTTCAGGTTGAGCCGGAAAGCTGGTTTTCCGCGCAAGGCATCCAGACTGACGACCGTGGCCGCACTGTCGCCCCGGCCAGCCAGCCCTTCAAGCACCAGACCAGCAACCCGAAGATCTTTGCCGGTGGCGACCAGGTGCGCGGGGCCGATCTGGTGGTGCGTGCCGTGTTTGAGGGCCGCCAGGCCGCCGAAGGCATGCTGGCCTACCTCGGCGTCTGGTAA